AGAGTCGAGCAAAGATGCAGGACGTCTTTTGAAAGGAGGGTTATTGCTAGGTCGTGGATGTAACGTATTATAAAGTAATTCGCCGTCTTGGTACTCTGGCTTTGGCAAAGGTCTGTGCAGTACCGGTAATGTACGCGGTATATTCGAGAGATGTGGCGGAGGAGCGTTATACAATAACGGATTAGGACGAGGAAGTTCAGGTACCCCAGGATGTCTAAACTGCTCTCTTATAGGCGCACGAGAATTATAGTGACGTGGGAATTCAGAAAGTGTAGGTATATAAGGTATTTCAGTTTGAGTACTGTACCGTTTTGGCTCTTGTTCTGAAAGCTCGTCGACGGCGTTCGTATCAGTATATTCTGGATTTGAGTAATAAGGCTTAGGGCTTCCTGGTACATGTAGTCTGGGGTTGACATTATAAACAGGCAACTGGTAGGTGATGACTGGCGTTACAGTAGGCAGAGTTGGGTGAGCGGTCGGTGTAGGATGATACACATACGTTACAGGCTGCTGAGGTGGAAGGAATTCAACCGGCTTCCCTCTGGGCCCCAAGTAATTCTGTACCGGGATATAGTTGCTAGCTGTAGCAGGTGCGCTAGGTGGTTGGTAAACTGCTTGGTGAGAGTTTGAGTGTTGATTTTGATCATACTGAGGGACTAGATATATCTGCATAGGCATGTTTGACAGGTATCCAACCATGGCGTGCTGTGCAGCCCCTGATGCGAGGTGTGCTTTACCTCCAGCCGGCGCGTGTCGCTCTGGCTGCTCCGTCACAGCGTATTGGTGAACGTACCGTTGTGGCTGAGGTGGCTCAGGTGGTTTAGGCTgtgtattttgaaataattttaagagaCCGCTCTTCATAAAGTCTAAGGAATTGAATTCTGGTCCAGTTGCGGGTCCAGAATGTTGTGGATCAGATTTGTCATATTCTTTTTCTTGATCAGATCTAAGTTCACTCCTCAAATTATCTTCTTCAATGTCTTGCAACTCGATTTTCTTCTCAGCTCCCACGGCGAGGACAGCGAGGAAAATGGTGGCTACCTGAAAGTAAAAGTGGAATAGTGAGTTGATATGAGGTGGACGTCCGAGGCGGCCGCTCGAGATGGCGTGAAGAGGCGtgcccgccgcccgcgccctgCATTACGCCAAACAGGTGAATGGCAAAAAATAGACTAGAACCCATTATGAAACCGGTTAACTGCCAACGCGCTGATATACGGGAATGCAAACTTTTACTTGTTATTTCTGTGGTTACCACGTCCCTGCCATGTTACGTATTACTAACATTAACTTTGATTATAACGATACTATCTGCacattataataatcattagaaaCTTGTACATCAATGTATATTTTTGGCTTGATAAATAGCTCAACTACATACATAACAAGTGCAGagcaaattaatttacattcaaAGACTTGCAAattaattcttttgtttttgaatttcaCATCATACAcaatagtaggtaagtactgaGTATGGAATGAACTGAACCTTTTATTCCTCACAAGCGCGCCGATTTTATTTAATCCTTGGTAAATAGTCCTCTAGGTTTCGTAGCTCTAATTATTAATGTTAATGAAAGACTATGTTGGATTATACTCAAGCACGTATTAATGAACTAGGATTAGGTTAGATTTAAATCGAAACAAAGGCTCGGATTATATTCGAAATGTATAACTTAATGCTCCGGGTAGTGAGTCTTTACTCATATAGGTAGTATATTAAGTTGTACATATAAATGAGTAAGtgatcaataaaatatatactgtGAAGAAAGAAGATGCTATAGtcactttcatttatttatgtacaattattttaattattacataaatatgtttaGTTATTAAAAGTAATCATCTTTTtacttcaatataatttaatatctacACGAAAGCTTGCATCACAAAAGTCAACCAATAATTCGAATTCAAGTTTCGCCAACGATTTTGAAACCTAGACCGATCTAGACACATAGAAATACTTTCGTGGGCGGTAATATgtctattatataataattatgtcttATTCAATTCTTCATGATTACATCTATGAGAATGTTATGCGTGATTGTGTTATACGTTGAGATACCTAGCATGCCTGAAGATTAGGtggttaataaataaagattatttaaacACGTTTTCATATAGACTAGAGTAGGTAGAAGGCCCAGCTAGGTATTATTTGAGTGATGACCTAATGTCTACAAAATGTTCAGATTAAACGCTGTCCTAGGATTTTTTGATCCAAGAACACTATAAGTAGCTGGAAATGGCATTATGgtgttaaggcgaggaagtggtcaacaataattccataaccggcacgcgcatctaaggcgccaaaaggggtcggagcgtctgagcggggcgaggataacaatacgcgcgctagcttataactaaaagtcgtaagcgacaaaatggttttgtaattttaatatttagaaatgataatttaataaaaattcctactaccattttaaagagtatgtatatactcaactactaaaaaagttaagaggcttaaatcggtcccgtttgcccataatatgtgaatctctttttaaaaagaggtatgtttgatatatttttctctgttataaaagttacctaatcatgtttctacaactaacaaaataaggcttatatcatgaactttcaggtaaccaagttgtattttgatccgttttgtatttactgagaaaaattgacatccttggcgccaaaaattccaattcgtcctcttaatgaaAGGAAGTGCATAAATTCACGTACATAGGTAAAGTTTGCAATTACGTTTGATTTGAAGTGAATGCAATTAACAAGCCCGTTATAAGTTTCAATATGAACCTTGATCGCGGTCTTAACTGCATTACCCGCATGCATATGTAAACGATACACTTTCTTCATTTCACTCTTGcatattattcaaataagaatatttaattaacatcGAGTATTAaaacatcaatttaaaaaaaataataataattaaagactttaaacaaaactttaaacTAAATCTAACCATTGCCTAAGTAGATGAGATTCGTAATCAGCGTTCTTAAACACGTgatttttgtaacatttacattttaaaatcttttgtaaTCGGAAAGCTGTCCAATAGTAATATGCATGTTAAAGAAAGTGTGAATCTACTTTTTTGGCAACTACATTTGATTCATTCAAGTTTAAGGCTAGCATTCACACGCACCATTATGTCCCTTGAATGGTAATTGCCAAATTACATTAGAAACGGCCGTAAATGTACCTTGCTTCGCACATTCAAAAGTGTATTCTTAAACTTGTCTTTCGTATCTAAGTGtgttaaaatgcaaaaaaaagacGACTTTTATCCAGATTCGGGAAGTAGTTGCCTCAGGAAGCGGACAAAACCGTGCGAAAGCTAgaacacaatattttatgtctatcctccccactcagagacatttaccgtcttaccacaaaaacttttaaacgtcagtttatgccttgtctaaaaaaatgacaaattatgacgttgacatacggttcattttgcagccaaaattttattagacaagtgtaaaacagggtttaaagtttttgtagtaaggccataaatggttacttaagccattccttagtgaaggatttgtatgtcgttccgtcactaaggagtgacttaagtaatcattaaatgtctctgagtggggaggtatgTATCTCACcagtaaaatatttaagcaCCAGTTCATTGACCTTTCGGCAACAATAGTTGGTAGCTTTACAGACTTTAATCAAAGTTTTGATACTTCATAATAAACCTTAGTTGTTCTTGTGACCCAgacataaaagtaaaacaagTGATATATTGCAccacttgcacacaacataatGTCTTGCGAACTTTCttcaaaattacgtaaaatgctCATCAAGATAATTTGAGCAAAAACTCTGTAATCAGTGAGTGTCGTACGTAATATTTTGAGTCCAAATGTggcatttattatttagcaagttAAAGTATCTCGGTTTAATATGAAAATGCATAATGCAGTTTCTGGTAAAGTGGTAAAGTTTCTGGTAAAGTCAGCTCACACTGAATAAAGTGCTGTGAAAAATATGTTACTCATTTAGTCCGTATTAATCATCTCGTTTAatccttctccgcgtgagaggaggccttttttttaacgacgttaaaaatcatcaaatgacccctcccgctgtgggttagcagcggtgagggagtgtcagactcttactgactaaaaaccgtcgtgttccgtcgtaggcctttttatgtgctagggccgcggtatctctttcgaacaacccgtagccccggcaggccgtgagaggaggcctgtgcccagcagtgggacgataaaaaggctgtaactgatTTAGTCCGTATTGTAGCTGAGTGCGGAAGAATTAGCTTTATCGCCATACATGCATCTtttctatctatatctatatacctatatgtatgtatatgtctTAATAAATACATGTGTTACAACAGCTAGATATCTGATCAACTCGAAATAATATTAGGATGTTTTCAGGGACAAGTAGTAGGAGGGAAAGGAGCTGTTTCATCACACTATTTGACCACTAAGCAGAactattttatatatgtatttttatggcTTGTGGGTGAGATAATTGCATTGGCTCAACACCCAGACAGATGCGCAACAATTAAGTAAACGTTGCCtaatttacttatttgttttaaatcttTACCTTTccgttaaaacaataattaatggCAATTAACTGGAAATTAAAATATGCCAAACATGGTTTGGTTGTGGGTTCCATATCGAAGTTATTTTACAAATTCAGTCAATGAGACCGCCCACATTTTTACGTAGCTGTAAAGTTGTTATAcaccactattttttaattagtgcaaatacttaaagggcttatttaaaaagttcttagtattatctatgcaaagtttcaaaaactcTCTCGAATTCGCGTGCTCTCGCTCGAACTTGCCCCcttgattcaattatgaatttacCAAATAAGACAATTTTTTCTGGACAATTTTatgatttcgttttttttatttttgattacacAAATATGATCAGTAACGGGTACAGATAGAGCcccatttttttgtgtactaattaaaaaatagtggtgTATAGTCAAAACTGCATTCGGTGTAAgctatttcaaaaaatatgaatggaaGTGCTTAATTTTGTCATTCTACGACTTAACACTATATCTATAGCGTTTCGGCGTATGTATCCAAGTAGACAGCTTTAAGTTGTAAGCGAAAGGAAACCGCAATGTATCCacttatcaaattattttatcaaagatCTTTCTAAACGAGGTTGTGAGTTGTGCCATCAAAAAATTAGAAGGCAGGATGTTTAATTTCCACAATCTCATCTTCAGACACATTACAAAATTTAACGAACATAAAAGGTAGCGGAATTAAAAGATTTAGAAATCTGTCtgttaatacaattttttacataagtttataaaaagtttaaacatgtctgtctgttcctGTAACTAGAAGACGGAATAGGATTTTAAGCTATTGACTTGAACTTGTGAAAAAACTTGTATTCCATAAGCTAAAATGTCATTGTACCTTAAATGTTGCAACAATTTTCGATGAGCGACAGTCTTTGTCCGATGTTGAACTTTTCTAAACGTGAGATGTTACAGATAAGATCTCTACACCAACTTAATATGCGGTCAAAATTCGATAGCTCGTCAATTTCCTTATAATCTATTGCGTTGTTAGTGTTTGGTtcagtattttgtaatttaccTAAAGGCTCTTACCCCTTTTAGAAATTTTAATTCACTCTTATATGATGCTTTTTGAAATGCGCCAAGAATTATATTTCTGATCTGGAAAATGCTATACAAACGAGTATAATAGAAGtgatgtaaattaaataaatattttctctatCTACttcaattcttattttattttcagtcgtCATCATAACTCCGATTCTATTTGGTTGATCTCCATTTCGCATCATTTGACAGTTCCATTATAATGGAAGTTGAAATGAATCACTTTATGACATTTAAATGGCCAGGCCACCCAGTAATGTTCACCTGTGCTTGGAATAAAATGATTTCCAAGTAACAACAAGTAGCTTTCTCTTGCGATACTTACTTCCTAGAACATCATGCAAAAACTGTGATCACAGAGAAAGAAACctgtacttaaattaattaaattcctcGCGAATTGGGCTGTTGAATACTAATGACTTAAAACTTTAAATCCGCTTGCTAAGCTAAATTACATATCGGTATGCGGTTTCCAGTATCAATAGTTAGGGCATTATATTTTCcagatttattttaatgtccttgaaataatttgaatgaTTTGGAACTAActgttttgaaataaacttaaacagTGTCCCTTACTACGATAACAAGTCCTGATCCATCTGAAAAGCAAACTTTGTAGCCTACTCCTGTCACTACAACCTTGTATCAACAGACATAAGAACTATATTCTCATGTAGTTatcatgttattattttatcttgttGTCATCTAACCTATTATCGAAGATTTGGATGATCACAGTAATGTTTGTTATTGATTAACAAATAGGCTATTGTGCCAAGTGTCaaaaactcaaaacatttgacatGCATAATGTTTAGATTAAAAACAATCGAACAAGGCTATCAATGTAAGACCGTcgtttgttgtttgtttatcgCCGAATTATGtcatgagatgatgatgaatattattaCCTTAGTTACCTACATGAAAAGGTTATGTATAGACATcgaataatatacatattatgctTCGTTTACAGCGGTTATTTTGGTATGCTGCATATTTTGAGGACTTTTTATT
The window above is part of the Helicoverpa zea isolate HzStark_Cry1AcR chromosome 14, ilHelZeax1.1, whole genome shotgun sequence genome. Proteins encoded here:
- the LOC124636381 gene encoding extensin-2-like, with the translated sequence MFFLKVATIFLAVLAVGAEKKIELQDIEEDNLRSELRSDQEKEYDKSDPQHSGPATGPEFNSLDFMKSGLLKLFQNTQPKPPEPPQPQRYVHQYAVTEQPERHAPAGGKAHLASGAAQHAMVGYLSNMPMQIYLVPQYDQNQHSNSHQAVYQPPSAPATASNYIPVQNYLGPRGKPVEFLPPQQPVTYVYHPTPTAHPTLPTVTPVITYQLPVYNVNPRLHVPGSPKPYYSNPEYTDTNAVDELSEQEPKRYSTQTEIPYIPTLSEFPRHYNSRAPIREQFRHPGVPELPRPNPLLYNAPPPHLSNIPRTLPVLHRPLPKPEYQDGELLYNTLHPRPSNNPPFKRRPASLLDSYIPSKLQVEYLKRGLAKDPSALFDALSLGRLPHTIPRHVERGFLPNQMYSTAAGGVTFGHYKRNPKVEKFPHK